The following proteins are encoded in a genomic region of Rissa tridactyla isolate bRisTri1 chromosome 5, bRisTri1.patW.cur.20221130, whole genome shotgun sequence:
- the ST3GAL5 gene encoding lactosylceramide alpha-2,3-sialyltransferase isoform X1, which yields MRRRGRPTEPSAAMLSDNKSVKPKSDCSPPVQWCKVTAHEDEKTKLVSKKRLLALFVVGGCFLYILKLSFGPEECDRTKMLYVDLDRVRRAQQYASAALQEQCRPSYVKKEMRKLFAEKYSMDVSPFVRKNTNENESLFKYEPPFGFHKFFDKLKNLLELLPEHDLPEDLKSKHCKRCVVVGSGGILHGSELGHLLNQFDIVIRLNDAPVQGYTDHVGNKTTIRMTYPEGAPLSEHEYPPASLFVAVLFKSVDFNWLQAMVKNETLPLSVRLFFWKEVAEKIPLTSKQFRILNPAIIKETALDILQFPEPRSKFWGWDKNVPTIGVTAVVLATHLCDEVSLAGFGYDLDQPSTPLHYYNNLCMAAMNGQTMHNVTSETKFLQKLIKEKVVKDLTGGIHCEFCVKDS from the exons caATGCTGAGTGACAATAAATCTGTGAAGCCGAAAAGTGATTGTTCACCTCCTGTGCAATGGTGTAAGGTGACTGCGCATGAAGATGAGAAGACCAAGCTGGTTTCTAAAAAAAG ACTTCTTGCACTGTTTGTAGTCGGAGGGTGTTTCCTTTATATCCTCAAATTAAGTTTTGGACCTGAAGAATGTGACAGAACAAAAATGCTGTATGTGGACCTCGATCGTGTAAGG agAGCACAGCAGTATGCCAGCGCTGCATTGCAGGAACAGTGCCGGCCTTCTTatgtgaagaaagaaatgaggaagTTATTTGCAGAGAAATACAGCATGGATGTATCTCCCTttgtaagaaaaaatacaaatgaaaatgaaagcttgTTTAAATATGAACCTCCCTTTGGATTTCACAAGTTCTTTGATAAGCTTAAAAATCTCCTTGAACTCTTACCGGAGCATGATTTACCAGAAGATTTGAAGTCAAAACACTGTAAGCGTTGTGTTGTTGTTGGCAGTGGTGGAATTCTTCATGGATCAGAGCTGGGTCACTTATTGAATCAGTTTGATATTGTTATAAG gttaaATGACGCGCCAGTTCAAGGATACACAGATCACGTTGGTAACAAAACTACTATACGGATGACTTACCCAGAAGGAGCCCCCCTTTCTGAACACGAGTATCCTCCTGCTAGCTTGTTTGTGgctgttttgtttaaaagtgtTGATTTCAATTGGCTTCAAGCAATGGTAAAAAACGAAACCTTG ccTCTCTCGGTGCGACTCTTCTTTTGGAAGGAGGTTGCTGAGAAGATTCCTCTTACATCAAAGCAGTTTCGGATTCTGAATCCAGCCATCATCAAAGAGACAGCTTTGGACATTTTACAGTTCCCTGAACCTCGATCAAAATTCTGGGGTTGGGATAAG aaCGTACCTACAATTGGGGTGACAGCAGTTGTTCTGGCCACACATTTATGTGATGAAGTGAGCTTAGCAGGATTTGGATATGACCTCGATCAGCCCAGCACACCTTTGCACTATTACAACAACCTCTGCATGGCTGCCATGAATGGACAAACTATGCACAATGTGACAAGTGAAACAAAATTTCTGCAAAAACTGATCAAAGAAAAAGTTGTCAAAGACCTCACTGGTGGGATACATTGTGAATTCTGTGTCAAAGACAGCTAG
- the ST3GAL5 gene encoding lactosylceramide alpha-2,3-sialyltransferase isoform X2 translates to MRRRGRPTEPSAAMLSDNKSVKPKSDCSPPVQWCKVTAHEDEKTKLVSKKRLLALFVVGGCFLYILKLSFGPEECDRTKMLYVDLDRRAQQYASAALQEQCRPSYVKKEMRKLFAEKYSMDVSPFVRKNTNENESLFKYEPPFGFHKFFDKLKNLLELLPEHDLPEDLKSKHCKRCVVVGSGGILHGSELGHLLNQFDIVIRLNDAPVQGYTDHVGNKTTIRMTYPEGAPLSEHEYPPASLFVAVLFKSVDFNWLQAMVKNETLPLSVRLFFWKEVAEKIPLTSKQFRILNPAIIKETALDILQFPEPRSKFWGWDKNVPTIGVTAVVLATHLCDEVSLAGFGYDLDQPSTPLHYYNNLCMAAMNGQTMHNVTSETKFLQKLIKEKVVKDLTGGIHCEFCVKDS, encoded by the exons caATGCTGAGTGACAATAAATCTGTGAAGCCGAAAAGTGATTGTTCACCTCCTGTGCAATGGTGTAAGGTGACTGCGCATGAAGATGAGAAGACCAAGCTGGTTTCTAAAAAAAG ACTTCTTGCACTGTTTGTAGTCGGAGGGTGTTTCCTTTATATCCTCAAATTAAGTTTTGGACCTGAAGAATGTGACAGAACAAAAATGCTGTATGTGGACCTCGATCGT agAGCACAGCAGTATGCCAGCGCTGCATTGCAGGAACAGTGCCGGCCTTCTTatgtgaagaaagaaatgaggaagTTATTTGCAGAGAAATACAGCATGGATGTATCTCCCTttgtaagaaaaaatacaaatgaaaatgaaagcttgTTTAAATATGAACCTCCCTTTGGATTTCACAAGTTCTTTGATAAGCTTAAAAATCTCCTTGAACTCTTACCGGAGCATGATTTACCAGAAGATTTGAAGTCAAAACACTGTAAGCGTTGTGTTGTTGTTGGCAGTGGTGGAATTCTTCATGGATCAGAGCTGGGTCACTTATTGAATCAGTTTGATATTGTTATAAG gttaaATGACGCGCCAGTTCAAGGATACACAGATCACGTTGGTAACAAAACTACTATACGGATGACTTACCCAGAAGGAGCCCCCCTTTCTGAACACGAGTATCCTCCTGCTAGCTTGTTTGTGgctgttttgtttaaaagtgtTGATTTCAATTGGCTTCAAGCAATGGTAAAAAACGAAACCTTG ccTCTCTCGGTGCGACTCTTCTTTTGGAAGGAGGTTGCTGAGAAGATTCCTCTTACATCAAAGCAGTTTCGGATTCTGAATCCAGCCATCATCAAAGAGACAGCTTTGGACATTTTACAGTTCCCTGAACCTCGATCAAAATTCTGGGGTTGGGATAAG aaCGTACCTACAATTGGGGTGACAGCAGTTGTTCTGGCCACACATTTATGTGATGAAGTGAGCTTAGCAGGATTTGGATATGACCTCGATCAGCCCAGCACACCTTTGCACTATTACAACAACCTCTGCATGGCTGCCATGAATGGACAAACTATGCACAATGTGACAAGTGAAACAAAATTTCTGCAAAAACTGATCAAAGAAAAAGTTGTCAAAGACCTCACTGGTGGGATACATTGTGAATTCTGTGTCAAAGACAGCTAG
- the ST3GAL5 gene encoding lactosylceramide alpha-2,3-sialyltransferase isoform X4, translated as MKMRRPSWFLKKGTRKLLALFVVGGCFLYILKLSFGPEECDRTKMLYVDLDRVRRAQQYASAALQEQCRPSYVKKEMRKLFAEKYSMDVSPFVRKNTNENESLFKYEPPFGFHKFFDKLKNLLELLPEHDLPEDLKSKHCKRCVVVGSGGILHGSELGHLLNQFDIVIRLNDAPVQGYTDHVGNKTTIRMTYPEGAPLSEHEYPPASLFVAVLFKSVDFNWLQAMVKNETLPLSVRLFFWKEVAEKIPLTSKQFRILNPAIIKETALDILQFPEPRSKFWGWDKNVPTIGVTAVVLATHLCDEVSLAGFGYDLDQPSTPLHYYNNLCMAAMNGQTMHNVTSETKFLQKLIKEKVVKDLTGGIHCEFCVKDS; from the exons ATGAAGATGAGAAGACCAAGCTGGTTTCTAAAAAAAGGTACTCGCAA ACTTCTTGCACTGTTTGTAGTCGGAGGGTGTTTCCTTTATATCCTCAAATTAAGTTTTGGACCTGAAGAATGTGACAGAACAAAAATGCTGTATGTGGACCTCGATCGTGTAAGG agAGCACAGCAGTATGCCAGCGCTGCATTGCAGGAACAGTGCCGGCCTTCTTatgtgaagaaagaaatgaggaagTTATTTGCAGAGAAATACAGCATGGATGTATCTCCCTttgtaagaaaaaatacaaatgaaaatgaaagcttgTTTAAATATGAACCTCCCTTTGGATTTCACAAGTTCTTTGATAAGCTTAAAAATCTCCTTGAACTCTTACCGGAGCATGATTTACCAGAAGATTTGAAGTCAAAACACTGTAAGCGTTGTGTTGTTGTTGGCAGTGGTGGAATTCTTCATGGATCAGAGCTGGGTCACTTATTGAATCAGTTTGATATTGTTATAAG gttaaATGACGCGCCAGTTCAAGGATACACAGATCACGTTGGTAACAAAACTACTATACGGATGACTTACCCAGAAGGAGCCCCCCTTTCTGAACACGAGTATCCTCCTGCTAGCTTGTTTGTGgctgttttgtttaaaagtgtTGATTTCAATTGGCTTCAAGCAATGGTAAAAAACGAAACCTTG ccTCTCTCGGTGCGACTCTTCTTTTGGAAGGAGGTTGCTGAGAAGATTCCTCTTACATCAAAGCAGTTTCGGATTCTGAATCCAGCCATCATCAAAGAGACAGCTTTGGACATTTTACAGTTCCCTGAACCTCGATCAAAATTCTGGGGTTGGGATAAG aaCGTACCTACAATTGGGGTGACAGCAGTTGTTCTGGCCACACATTTATGTGATGAAGTGAGCTTAGCAGGATTTGGATATGACCTCGATCAGCCCAGCACACCTTTGCACTATTACAACAACCTCTGCATGGCTGCCATGAATGGACAAACTATGCACAATGTGACAAGTGAAACAAAATTTCTGCAAAAACTGATCAAAGAAAAAGTTGTCAAAGACCTCACTGGTGGGATACATTGTGAATTCTGTGTCAAAGACAGCTAG
- the ST3GAL5 gene encoding lactosylceramide alpha-2,3-sialyltransferase isoform X5 — MKMRRPSWFLKKGTRKLLALFVVGGCFLYILKLSFGPEECDRTKMLYVDLDRRAQQYASAALQEQCRPSYVKKEMRKLFAEKYSMDVSPFVRKNTNENESLFKYEPPFGFHKFFDKLKNLLELLPEHDLPEDLKSKHCKRCVVVGSGGILHGSELGHLLNQFDIVIRLNDAPVQGYTDHVGNKTTIRMTYPEGAPLSEHEYPPASLFVAVLFKSVDFNWLQAMVKNETLPLSVRLFFWKEVAEKIPLTSKQFRILNPAIIKETALDILQFPEPRSKFWGWDKNVPTIGVTAVVLATHLCDEVSLAGFGYDLDQPSTPLHYYNNLCMAAMNGQTMHNVTSETKFLQKLIKEKVVKDLTGGIHCEFCVKDS, encoded by the exons ATGAAGATGAGAAGACCAAGCTGGTTTCTAAAAAAAGGTACTCGCAA ACTTCTTGCACTGTTTGTAGTCGGAGGGTGTTTCCTTTATATCCTCAAATTAAGTTTTGGACCTGAAGAATGTGACAGAACAAAAATGCTGTATGTGGACCTCGATCGT agAGCACAGCAGTATGCCAGCGCTGCATTGCAGGAACAGTGCCGGCCTTCTTatgtgaagaaagaaatgaggaagTTATTTGCAGAGAAATACAGCATGGATGTATCTCCCTttgtaagaaaaaatacaaatgaaaatgaaagcttgTTTAAATATGAACCTCCCTTTGGATTTCACAAGTTCTTTGATAAGCTTAAAAATCTCCTTGAACTCTTACCGGAGCATGATTTACCAGAAGATTTGAAGTCAAAACACTGTAAGCGTTGTGTTGTTGTTGGCAGTGGTGGAATTCTTCATGGATCAGAGCTGGGTCACTTATTGAATCAGTTTGATATTGTTATAAG gttaaATGACGCGCCAGTTCAAGGATACACAGATCACGTTGGTAACAAAACTACTATACGGATGACTTACCCAGAAGGAGCCCCCCTTTCTGAACACGAGTATCCTCCTGCTAGCTTGTTTGTGgctgttttgtttaaaagtgtTGATTTCAATTGGCTTCAAGCAATGGTAAAAAACGAAACCTTG ccTCTCTCGGTGCGACTCTTCTTTTGGAAGGAGGTTGCTGAGAAGATTCCTCTTACATCAAAGCAGTTTCGGATTCTGAATCCAGCCATCATCAAAGAGACAGCTTTGGACATTTTACAGTTCCCTGAACCTCGATCAAAATTCTGGGGTTGGGATAAG aaCGTACCTACAATTGGGGTGACAGCAGTTGTTCTGGCCACACATTTATGTGATGAAGTGAGCTTAGCAGGATTTGGATATGACCTCGATCAGCCCAGCACACCTTTGCACTATTACAACAACCTCTGCATGGCTGCCATGAATGGACAAACTATGCACAATGTGACAAGTGAAACAAAATTTCTGCAAAAACTGATCAAAGAAAAAGTTGTCAAAGACCTCACTGGTGGGATACATTGTGAATTCTGTGTCAAAGACAGCTAG
- the ST3GAL5 gene encoding lactosylceramide alpha-2,3-sialyltransferase isoform X3 has product MLSDNKSVKPKSDCSPPVQWCKVTAHEDEKTKLVSKKRLLALFVVGGCFLYILKLSFGPEECDRTKMLYVDLDRVRRAQQYASAALQEQCRPSYVKKEMRKLFAEKYSMDVSPFVRKNTNENESLFKYEPPFGFHKFFDKLKNLLELLPEHDLPEDLKSKHCKRCVVVGSGGILHGSELGHLLNQFDIVIRLNDAPVQGYTDHVGNKTTIRMTYPEGAPLSEHEYPPASLFVAVLFKSVDFNWLQAMVKNETLPLSVRLFFWKEVAEKIPLTSKQFRILNPAIIKETALDILQFPEPRSKFWGWDKNVPTIGVTAVVLATHLCDEVSLAGFGYDLDQPSTPLHYYNNLCMAAMNGQTMHNVTSETKFLQKLIKEKVVKDLTGGIHCEFCVKDS; this is encoded by the exons ATGCTGAGTGACAATAAATCTGTGAAGCCGAAAAGTGATTGTTCACCTCCTGTGCAATGGTGTAAGGTGACTGCGCATGAAGATGAGAAGACCAAGCTGGTTTCTAAAAAAAG ACTTCTTGCACTGTTTGTAGTCGGAGGGTGTTTCCTTTATATCCTCAAATTAAGTTTTGGACCTGAAGAATGTGACAGAACAAAAATGCTGTATGTGGACCTCGATCGTGTAAGG agAGCACAGCAGTATGCCAGCGCTGCATTGCAGGAACAGTGCCGGCCTTCTTatgtgaagaaagaaatgaggaagTTATTTGCAGAGAAATACAGCATGGATGTATCTCCCTttgtaagaaaaaatacaaatgaaaatgaaagcttgTTTAAATATGAACCTCCCTTTGGATTTCACAAGTTCTTTGATAAGCTTAAAAATCTCCTTGAACTCTTACCGGAGCATGATTTACCAGAAGATTTGAAGTCAAAACACTGTAAGCGTTGTGTTGTTGTTGGCAGTGGTGGAATTCTTCATGGATCAGAGCTGGGTCACTTATTGAATCAGTTTGATATTGTTATAAG gttaaATGACGCGCCAGTTCAAGGATACACAGATCACGTTGGTAACAAAACTACTATACGGATGACTTACCCAGAAGGAGCCCCCCTTTCTGAACACGAGTATCCTCCTGCTAGCTTGTTTGTGgctgttttgtttaaaagtgtTGATTTCAATTGGCTTCAAGCAATGGTAAAAAACGAAACCTTG ccTCTCTCGGTGCGACTCTTCTTTTGGAAGGAGGTTGCTGAGAAGATTCCTCTTACATCAAAGCAGTTTCGGATTCTGAATCCAGCCATCATCAAAGAGACAGCTTTGGACATTTTACAGTTCCCTGAACCTCGATCAAAATTCTGGGGTTGGGATAAG aaCGTACCTACAATTGGGGTGACAGCAGTTGTTCTGGCCACACATTTATGTGATGAAGTGAGCTTAGCAGGATTTGGATATGACCTCGATCAGCCCAGCACACCTTTGCACTATTACAACAACCTCTGCATGGCTGCCATGAATGGACAAACTATGCACAATGTGACAAGTGAAACAAAATTTCTGCAAAAACTGATCAAAGAAAAAGTTGTCAAAGACCTCACTGGTGGGATACATTGTGAATTCTGTGTCAAAGACAGCTAG